Within Raineyella sp. W15-4, the genomic segment CTGCGGGAGGTGACCGCCCGGGCGATCGGCGTCGATCCGGCCACCGACCCCTGGCGGCCGGGCCGGCTGGGCTGGCACGTGGCGGCCCTGCTCACCGACACCGACCGCTGGCGGGGCAGCACCCTGGGGGCCTGGCAGGAGGCACAGCGGACGGCCGGCGGCACGGTGTGGCTGGCCCGACACGTCGCCGAGGTGCTACTCGACTACACCCGCCGCCGACCCGAGCTGCTGGCGGGCTGGGCGGCCGGGCAGGATGCCGGGGTGCCCGCGGACCTGGCCTGGCAGCCGCCGCTGTGGCGCGCCCTGCTGGCCCGGCCCCAGACCGCAGCGGTGCCCGACCCGGTCTCCCGGATCCCGTTGGTCGAGGAGGTGCTGGGGAACGGCCCGCTGCCCGGGGTCCCCGCGGCGATCGACAGCTGGGCCCCGGGCGCGCTGAGCGCGCCGGAGATCCGGCTGCTCACCGCCCTGTCCCGGTCGCACCAGGTGCGGCTGTGGCTGCCGGGGACCTCGGCCGGGGCGGGGATCCATCCGCTGACGGGCGTCCTCGACCGCGAGTCCGCAGCGACCCGGACCGCCCTGCTGGACGCCGGCGCCCGGGTGGTGGAGCACCGGCCGGCGGAGGCGCCGCGGCGTACGCTGCTGGACCGGCTGCAGCACGACCTGGCACGGGGCGAAGTGAGTCCCCCCGCGCCACCGGAGCCGGACGACACCAGCATCTCGTTGCACTCCTGCCACGGCCCCGACCGGCAGGCGGAGGTGCTCCGCGAGGTGATCTGCGGGCTGCTCGCCGACGACCCGACCCTGGAACCGCGTGACATTCTCGTCGCCTGCGCCGATCCGGCCCTGCTGCCGGTGCTGGCGGCGGCGTTCGCCGCCACCGACCCGGAGCGACCGGGCGGTCATCCGGCCCGGGCCATCCCGGTGCGGTTCGCCGACCCGGACCGGCGGGAGCACAACGAACTGCTCAGCCGGCTGGTCGAGGCCCTGACGATGGGCCGGGGCCGGGCCGGCGCGACAGAGCTGGAGGCCTTCCTCGGGGCCGATCCGGTGGCCCGGCGCTTCGGGCTGGAGGAGGACGACGTGGCGCGGGCGCACCAGCTGATCGCCGCCGCGGGAGTGCGGTGGGGCATGAACGCCGCCCACCGCGACCGGTTCGGCCTGGCCGGGGTCGGGGCGAACACCTGGCTGAGCGGGCTGAACCGGATGCTGGTCGGCATCGCGATGACCGAGGACGGGTCGTACGCCGTCCGCAGCGGGCTGCCGCTCGACGACGTGGGGTCCTCCGACATCGAGGTGGTCGGGGCGGTGGCCGAGCTGATGGCCCGGTTGATCCGGCTCGCCCGCGCCGCCGACGATCCGCACACCGCCGCCGAGTGGGCGACCATCTGCCGCGAGGCGATCGAGCAGCTGATGGAGCCGGCGCCCGAACGGGCCTGGCAGCTGGACCACGCCTGGCGGATCCTGGCCGAGGTCGCCGAGGCGGCTCCGGCCGACGCCCCGCCGCTCGCGCTGGACGACCTGCTCGACCTGCTCGACGACGCGGTGCAGGGCCGGGTGCCACGCTCCGCGTTCCGGTCCGGTGCGATGACCGTCTGCTCGCTCACCCCGGCCCGGCACGTCCCCTACCGGGTGGTCTGTGTGGCGGGTCTGGACGACGGCCGGCTGCCCAGGCCGGAACGTGCCGACGGCGACAACCTCCTCGACCTGGCCCCGGAGCCGGCCGCGCTCGGGCCGCGGCATCACGACCGCCAGCTCTTCCTCGACCTGGTCCGCGCCGCCCGCCAGCACCTGGTGCTCACCTGGACCGGCGCCGACCCGCGGACCGGCGAGACCCGGCCGCCGGCGGTGGTGGTCAGCGACCTGCTCGACGCGCTGCGGCCGATGCTCGCACTGCCGGAGGGCGACCGGGTCGAGGATGCGCTGGTCGCCCGCCATCCGCTG encodes:
- a CDS encoding exodeoxyribonuclease V subunit gamma; translated protein: MIHSTPTGRPTLHLGADAEVLADALAEASAAPPADVFDELLITCEGPGTQRWLAHRLTRTLGISAGIAMPPLAGWLREVTARAIGVDPATDPWRPGRLGWHVAALLTDTDRWRGSTLGAWQEAQRTAGGTVWLARHVAEVLLDYTRRRPELLAGWAAGQDAGVPADLAWQPPLWRALLARPQTAAVPDPVSRIPLVEEVLGNGPLPGVPAAIDSWAPGALSAPEIRLLTALSRSHQVRLWLPGTSAGAGIHPLTGVLDRESAATRTALLDAGARVVEHRPAEAPRRTLLDRLQHDLARGEVSPPAPPEPDDTSISLHSCHGPDRQAEVLREVICGLLADDPTLEPRDILVACADPALLPVLAAAFAATDPERPGGHPARAIPVRFADPDRREHNELLSRLVEALTMGRGRAGATELEAFLGADPVARRFGLEEDDVARAHQLIAAAGVRWGMNAAHRDRFGLAGVGANTWLSGLNRMLVGIAMTEDGSYAVRSGLPLDDVGSSDIEVVGAVAELMARLIRLARAADDPHTAAEWATICREAIEQLMEPAPERAWQLDHAWRILAEVAEAAPADAPPLALDDLLDLLDDAVQGRVPRSAFRSGAMTVCSLTPARHVPYRVVCVAGLDDGRLPRPERADGDNLLDLAPEPAALGPRHHDRQLFLDLVRAARQHLVLTWTGADPRTGETRPPAVVVSDLLDALRPMLALPEGDRVEDALVARHPLQPYAPATFGDPAAARYRASALSGFDPAAAAGARALAALSPATDRRAEEPLAHRLRIPAWEWADGVVPLADVVDVLTHPARAFLRRRAGFTRWTEEDEPADAMPLGLDGLGVWACGSRVLAATLRGDGLDEALRAEQLRGTLPPGAAGAGILDRIRATVDRILRESAALRAEAPQTRHVRVPLADDLVLSADVTTRGSSVVTVAYGRIGPRHRLTAWFDLLSLAAAEVVERPRAQLVGRNDLIGLAAPDPATARFLLDRWVRVATLGLTTPLPLPLRTGAALQSSVRPGTGGAELWGHRALLQAWEQERDANWELLWGPDLQALVRAPRPARLPSIGDEPTWIADLARGLWSPLEEAEQHR